The Pyrus communis chromosome 14, drPyrComm1.1, whole genome shotgun sequence sequence CTTAGTCACTTCAGTAAACTTGACCTAGTTCAAAACCAGTTTACTGATACATTTCCAACATGCCTTCATTCATGCCAATCcctaaaaattatttgtttcatGTAAATAATAATACAGAGGGACAAATCCAACCTGAAATTCTTTCATTGAAATCTTTGTCCTTTCTCTGACTTGGTGGCTTAACCAACATCACTAGGGCAATGAAAATATTAATGCATTGCAAAAATACTTCAAGTACTCATCatttcatattcattcaaagGCAAGGAAATGCCAGTTGATGAAGGCATGGTTGATTTCGGTAGGTTCCAAAATCTTCAATTGTTGTGTTTCTTTTATTGTGAGTTCACTGGTCAAATGCCAAAACTCAAGAATGTAGAGATTTTGGTTTTGGAAGGTTGTAGACTTACAGGGCTAATTCCTATTTGGTTGGGGACTCTTCCCAAACtcttatttttgttcttggtaaACAACCAAATTTCCGGTGAATTTTGAAAAGAACTTTGTGGACTACCAAGGTTTGTACATAAACCGACCACAAATCAAGTAGACGATTATATTGACCTGCCTATCTATACTGATGCAAGCTTAACTTACCCACGAAGATTGTCCAACTAGCCACCAACAATATGCGtatctttcaatcacattcatgGCAGAATACCTACTGAGATCGGCCAAATGCACCTTCTCCACAACTTGGATCTTATTGGCAACTACTTTTCCGACAACATTCCAGAACAAATATCCAACCTGAAAAATCTAGAGAATTTGAGCCTCTCCATGAATCATTTGTTTGGAAACATCCTATCGTCATTGGCAAGCCTTAAtttcttaaaatattttaatgtcTCGTACAATAATCTCGAAGGACCAATCCCAACAAGCACTCAGCTCCAAAGTTTCAATGCTTCTGCATTTGAGCATAATTCAGGATTGTGTGGCTCTCTACTTCCCAATGAGTGTCTACTAATTAAGGGTATTGATGCAGATAGCAAGAATAACCAAGGTGTGGACAAGGAGCATGATTTTCCATAGTTGTATATTTTCACTGCACTAGGTTTCATCGTAGAATgtatgacacgtggcgcccagtcattgttcacatatgcgtcacatcatcagttaacgggagacttaatagtttgactaacggatgtatgagactgtcccaaaatttacactttaggtatgactctgggaccaaaaaaacttgatgtactaaatgttgaaaaccatgaaacatGAAGGTaataaactgatatttacccttaaacaaataataaatccAAATGTTAACAAATGGTACACGTGTCCTATTTTAAATGGGAGTACCACGTACTACAGTACCATCTAataatttgttgaaaatatggtacaaaaacatggaaaaTGATTCTCGCCGGATGATTTTGCTGGGAATCCTAGGGATCCTGCAATCATGattgttcatcatacatcgtgcgatcaattttcgttagatactatttatatttaattttaaattttaaattttgaaatgatttatgatcacacaatgtacgataaacggtcaTGAACGCAtgatccctaggatcctcaAGAAATCCTTTCCCAAAAACATGATccctactaattaataaaacactcattgtcaaacaaaaccctatgaaattaccagtttaaccctctaattaaaacagaacatgaataagaaatatgggtagaaatgtaatttcacacaaccaaattttgctgtttttttttttttcaaagcctcacctacatataatcctaacatatctctaatttgaaaaaaaaaaaaaaaaaaaaaatatcccactcccacattctctatcactctcttcctctctccttctatttcaaaaaaaaaaaaaaatctcacactttgtgtgtgctcATATGCTAGTATGAATAAACATTACTCTTTTCTAAAACCTTGGTTTTTCGAATACAGTAACCCCTTGTTGTACAAACCCATATAGTGGTTTTCTAAATAGGAGAAACTTACTCCGACGAATTCATAAAGTAGCAAGGCACAACTAGTTACGACCCGATGACGTATTAGTGATTGGgcttttcttttcaaactaGACAATACTAGAAAAATCGCATGCCACCTGCTATAGGTTTTGATTCCGTAatgcattttcaattatatgaATCTAGAAAATGCACATCTCAGCTCAGCCAAGGAAAATTAGAGAGAATAAGACTTGGAATTCGAACAAAGTAAGGAAAATTAACTATGCAGAGACCTCACAAACCCTAGAACTCTTGCTGATTTGACACTAAATTTCTCCCAccagcaatttttttttttagtacattgatatttcgACATTAAGGGGAGGAAgagtttggctaagccacacaataagCAACCTAATTTGttatcgaattcgccattcacgagattcgaacctaagacctctcacttacaagtgaaaatgaatactattaggccgtagtactaaatgacctCCCACCAACAAAATTAAACTACTGTGCAAAGAAACACATGGCCAAAGGGCCAAAACCAAACCCCCtgcccccaaaaaaaaattggaaaaagaagTGGCAATGGCACAATTGCAACATGGAtagtgcaatttttttttcctactttaCACCAAAGTAATATGGGGAAATTAGATTCCGGTCCCTAATCACCAACTTTTTATGACTAAAAACTTGTtgaatttcagttttttatcaAAGTTCAGAGACTTTGTACATATCAGCATTTTACTATTCACATATTTTCATGTcagatttttgttttatttattaaaaaaattaatttataaattctctCTCATATCACTCATCATCACGGTCAAAATAATTGAAGATAATTATAACTGAAACTTCCGGATTTAGTCACCCAATTCAAGCTATTCCATTTCTAACTTTTACTTTTGcattcaaattcatcaatattATCGAGGATATGTatcatcaaattcaaatttcttcGCACTTAGGTCATGTTTAGCATTTTCTATATGAGACACTTCGACTTTGTTGACGTTTCTACGTGACTATTCTAATTTAACTATACGTTTCCCAAAATTCAATGATGTGTTCTCTCTTTCAATTACTTGACAGGAAAGGCATTAGTTCTTTTCGATGTGGTTGTCTTCATCTTGCCCATCCTTCAAATCTGATGTCATCTTCAAGTGGAAAATCACTATTGGATGAATCCAGGTGTTCCGAGGATTTTCTTATGTTTTAGATTTTTCTTCTTATGTgttcatattttaaaatttgaaatattatatttttaaggCTTTTGATCTCTAATTTTGCTAAAGTGATCTCTGATATTGTCATAACTTCTCAATTTGGTTGTAAGTTCTAAGTTCTAACAATGAAAATCGACAAAATTTGTTGCTCAGTTTGTCTATCATAAATCGTTCTGTGAAAATTTTGTCAATTATTCTGAGTTTGTCCCTATCAaaaaatcttttcttttttttttttttggtggaagATTTTGATCTGGGTTCACTTCCCAAACCAAGAATTGAAGATGATGGATTTGTGGGACCCACATGGCGTCACTTGATCACATTAACATAATAGTTGAcgaatttttcatggaatgtaaagaccaaaatgatttatgatggACAAATTTAAAGATCACTTCTGTTAATTTTCAATTAGAGATCAAACTGAGAAGTTACGCTAATCTCAAATACCAATTTAGCTACAAAGTCTAGTTTTGAATTTCTACTTCCAGTATGCTGAGTCATATTCTTTCTCGACATGCTTTCATGTGTGCGGGTAATGTTTAGGGTCTAGAGTTTAAGGTTTAAGGTGTGGGGAGAGTTTTTGGAGGTGTTCAGCTTCATTTCAGCTTGACAGATACATTTAAAGTAGTCAGCTGAGTCACTTAAGGTTAAGGTTTTGACATGCCGTACACGAAACGTTGATAGTAGTGAAAACCACGTGGATAAAAAAATCAGCGTACGGTGTCACTTCATATTCTTCTGCTTCCCTAAATTCAATGATCCGTTTTCTTTTCTCAATTACCGCATAGAAACAAAGGCATAATTTATTCCACTTCTACGGCAAGACTTTGACATTAGCTCAGGTCCTTTAAAAGGTGGCCCCTCCTTAATTCAAAACCAGTGTCTAGAGGGCTTTGGAACACCTGTAGGGTAATGGTTGTTTGCCAATTTCTCAGATGGCAATGATGTTTGCCGCTAGCGTGTTCAAGCTAAAAGGAACAGAGAAAAGAACTTCATATTAGGTATGCATTTAGGTGCTCTATATAAGCCAAACCGTTGAGAATTCCAAATGTAAAGAAACATATATATGCTAGAGCAGCTTAGTTTCTAACCCAATGGCTCATGGCTTCCTTCTCATCCTCTTATTCTCTCACATCATCTCTACAAATGTTCATGCATGCAACCAAAACGAGCGCGGCTCTCTTCTGTCCTTCTCATCCATCCTATCTTCTCATCCTTTAAATTGGACTTCGGTTAACTGTTGTTGTTGGAAGGGCATCATTTGTAATCAGGATGGTTTGGTCACCCATTTGCTCTTATCCTCCAAAGGCCTCAAAGGAGCTATTTTCCCCTCATTGTCATCACTTGGTAATCTAACACGCCTCACCCACTTGAATCTCTCTCACAATTCACTTTCTGGATCACTCGAAATTGAATTCTTCTTGTCTTTGAAGTTTCTTGAGATCCTAGATTTGAGCTTTAATCTTCTTTCGGGAAACCTACCATTTTCTCTGCCATCCCACAATATCCAGACGttggatttgtcaagcaatcGGTTCCATGGTGCAATTCCATCATCATTCTTTCAACAAGCTCAAAATTTAACTAGTTTCAACGTCAACAACAATACCTTCTCAGGTTTGATCCCATCCTCTATATGTCTTCATTCTTCTCCCTTGATTAGGTTGTTGGATTTTTCCTTCAATGCATTTGGTGGCAAGATTTCTCCTGGACTCGGGGAGTGTTCAAAATTGCAAATTTTTCGTGCTGGTAATAATAACCTCTCAGGATTACTTCCGAATGATATCTACAATGCCACCAAACTTGAAGAAATTGCATTCCCTTCCAATTCACTCAATGGAGCCCTAGGTGAGACAATTTTCAACCTCACCAACCTTGCAATCCTTGACCTCTCATTTAACCAATTGAGTGGCATGCTCTCTCCCCATTTTGGAAAGCTCTCCAAATTGAAACACTTGGCTCTTGATTACAACTATTTCGAAGGTTTTTTGCCCCCATCGTTGATGAATTGCACGAACCTTGTAGAAATACATATGGCAGCCAACAACTTGGAAGGAGATATCTCCATGCTCAATTTCTCGAAACTTAGTCACCTCAGTAAACTTGACCTATTTCTAAACCACTTTACTGGTACATTTCCAACATGCCTTTATTCATGCCAGTCCTTAAAAGCTATTAATTTGGCTTCAAATAATCTAGAAGGACAAATACAACCTGAAATTCTTTCATTGAAATCTTTGTCCTTTCTCTCACTAAGTGGCTTCACCAATATCAATGGGGCAATGAAGATATTAATGCATTGCAAAGGTCTTCAAACGCTCATCCTTTCATATTCGTTCAATGGCGAGGAAATTCCAGCTGATAAAGGCATGCTTGGTTTCGGTGGGTTCCAAAATCTTCGAATGTTGCTTTTTTATTATTGTGAGTTCACTGGTCAAATGCCGTTATGGTTTTCAAAACTCAAGAATCTAGAGATCTTAATTGTGGTAGGTAGTAGAATTACCGGGCCAATTCCTAGATCGTTAGGGATTCTTCCCAAACTCTTATTCTTGTCCTTAGAAGACAACCAAATTTCCGGTGAATTTCCAAAAGAACTTTGTGGGCTACCAAGGTTGGTACATGAACCAACCACAACTCAAGTAGACGATTATGTTGACCTACCTCTCTTCACCACTTCAAACCTAGTTTACCCACGAAGATTTTCCAACTGGCCACCAACAATATCCCTGTCTCTCAATCACATTCATGGCAGAATACCTACTGAGATCGGCCAAATACACCTTGTCCACAACTTGGATCTTAGTGGCAACAACTTTTCCGGCAACATTCCAGAACAAATATCCAACCTAAAAAATCTAGAGAATTTGAGCCTCTCCATGAATCAATTGTCCGGAAACATCCCGTTGTCATTGGCAAGCCTTAAtttcttaaaatatttaaatgtctCGTACAATAATCTCGAAGGACCAATCCCAACAAGCACTCAACTCCAGAGTTTCAATGCTTCTGCATTTGAGGGGAATTCAAAACTATGTGGTGCTCCACTTCCCAATGAGTGTCTACCAGTTAAGGGCATTGATGCAGATAGTAAGAACAACCAAGGTGTGGACAATGGACATCAATTTCCATGGTTGTATATTTTCACTGCATTGGGTTTCATTGTAGGGTTTTGGGGAGTGTTTGGTTCTTTAATTGTTAAGAAGACATGGAGATATGCCTACTTTCAATTCTTAGATAATGTACAAGATAGGCTCTATGTGATGATTACACTGAATATGAACATGATGAAAAGAAGGCTTAGAGGAGACTAGATTGTAGTTTTATCATACATCTTCGGTTTTCTTTTCATACCAAAGACAGCAagaatatgtatatttttttacgTTTTCTATATGTAAAAATTAATACTAATGGCACTTGTAAATGTGATTCTGTTAAGGGTGCGTGATTGGGGAATTTATCTATCTATTGAATGTCCCTAGTCTtttgtatgaagaaatattaTGTCATTCAAGACCCGTAGATGCCTAAGAGATTGGGTATACAAGCGCAATGGCATGACAAAGAGTCATTCTCTACAAATATATGCTCGAACAAAATGATTTTGAAGGGAGAATTATATAGCACGATATGAAAGACTACATAACGTTGTGCATTATAAGTTGTTCAACTGAGTGTTAAGTAAGATTACTTGGGTTGCAACTAACTTGTTTCTCGGGTTATTTGTGATACAAGTGATTTGGTAAATCTCTACAACGTGAGGATTATGAAGTCCTAACCATGTAGCTAACTTGTAGGAATCCTTaaggtattgaatgcaaagataTTGAATCATGATAGGACTCAACCATCATTAAGTTGATGGGGTATCAACTCTTAATAGGCTAGTTGCGTACAAACCCTAGCAATATATATGAGGTTATAGTCCTTGCTTCCCTACGTGAAAAACCCTAACGATTACTGAGATCTATTGATACAGTAAGGGAGCTTTTGAGTAGTGGGAGTAGAAGACAACCTTAGCAATTTAGCAGCATGTCTTCTTCAGTGGCTTCGAACTCAAGTACACTACAACAAAAATGGCCATTGCACACAATAAATTATTTGTGCCCATTGAGGCCAAAAAGCACCAACAAATGTGCCCATAAACCAATAGCAACAATGCAGCAACTATATTTGTTTATGTGCCCTCTACAGGCATCACCTTTGATTAAAGGCACGATACGCCCATGTGTGCTCAAAAAGTTGAGCACAAATAAGGTTTATATTGTGCCCTGTTCTGACACTTGTGTCAGATGCTATTTGAGATTCACGTTATTACAATTTTTGTAATTGTGCCCTAtcaattaaatatgaaaaaataaataaaaataacaaatttgaaATACCCTACAATCTGaaacaaacatttgaaaacGTATAATCATCCTTGAAAACGTATATTCATCATTTCAAGCAGTCATCCTTCCAGTGGAGGTGCCTGTGCTTCATGCACCATCCACAACAGTGCCATACGCAGTGACAATGCGACCAACAGCCACGCTAGGAGTTTCAGAGTCCGTTTTGGTCCAAATCACAAGTCCGTTTTGGTCCAAATCACAACCATTTTCAACAATTCAAAAGCTAAAACAAAACTACAAAGGCAAGTATTCGAATTTTACGTTCTTCAGGGCCATTGGGTAGCCAGTGATATCTTAAAATCAACTTGAAAATCATAGCCCTCACTGGAAATCTGGGGAATTTGTCCCCTAAGTTGAAACTACATCCAAACTTAACCAAATTAGGCATGCATTGCAAAACGTCtctaaacaacttaaaaaaccTAACTAAGGTGTTTTCGAGACTCACTCATGCTGGATTCGATGGAAAATCTCGTTGGGGAGTCAAGCCGCGACAGAGCTTGTCATTTCGTCGCGTCGGTTTCGATttccagaaaagaaaaaggtaatGGGGAGTCTGCAGTGAGGAGAGGAAGGTGACGCTGGTGGTTGCCTCGCCGGAGATCGCCAGCTCCGCCGCTATCATTGCTTATGTGCTTCTCTGTGTCAAGGAAGAagccgagagagagagacagattGTGAGAGAGTGAGGGTGGTAGTGTAGTGTTTAGGTGGTGGCAAGGTTCGCCGGAGTGGCTAGTTAAATGGAGATGGATGCTGCGGTTTTCTGTGCAGTGAGCACAGAGATGGTGAGGGAGATGACAGAGAAAAATGTgaagaagtagagagagagGATTGCGTGAAGGAAGGATACGGAAGAGTGATGGCGTGTAGAGAGGAATAGAAGCACGGGGAAGGGTGAAGACTCACGTGGGTCGGTCCCACGGTACACAAAAACCCATcagaaaatttataaaataattatatatataactgTGTCTATAcaacaaataattatatatacatgaCCAGGTGGGAAGGATGAAGACCCACGTGGGTGGGTCCCTGCTGCATCAGCCTGCTGGGAAAGTAAAATGGGAGAAGCCTTTGGCTTCTAGAATACTCCCTcccaaaattaccattttgcctTCTAACTTAAAAAATTCGTAACTTACTCGTTCTAACTCCGAATTCACATCCGTTTGCGACCACGCGTTCATTAAGATAAAtgttatttaaataaaatatgataTTTATCACCAAGTGTCTTGAACTCGAAGGTCAAATTACCCACCATCTTATTTGTTTTCCAACGAATTCCACATAATCATACAAAAATGAATAACCAAATCATACATCTAAAAATACGTAAGGTATTACAAATAAATTGTGTACATTTGTTTTATAGGTACTATGGgtacattttcataattttgttgaCATTTGTATATTGATTTATATGGTAGGATGTgagaataaaattgaaaaaaaaagagagaaaattgcATGAACAATATGTGACAACTATTAACATGTATTTAGAAAACCAAACACGACGTTCAAAAATATCGATGACTTAAACAGT is a genomic window containing:
- the LOC137714591 gene encoding receptor-like protein 2, whose amino-acid sequence is MAHGFLLILLFSHIISTNVHACNQNERGSLLSFSSILSSHPLNWTSVNCCCWKGIICNQDGLVTHLLLSSKGLKGAIFPSLSSLGNLTRLTHLNLSHNSLSGSLEIEFFLSLKFLEILDLSFNLLSGNLPFSLPSHNIQTLDLSSNRFHGAIPSSFFQQAQNLTSFNVNNNTFSGLIPSSICLHSSPLIRLLDFSFNAFGGKISPGLGECSKLQIFRAGNNNLSGLLPNDIYNATKLEEIAFPSNSLNGALGETIFNLTNLAILDLSFNQLSGMLSPHFGKLSKLKHLALDYNYFEGFLPPSLMNCTNLVEIHMAANNLEGDISMLNFSKLSHLSKLDLFLNHFTGTFPTCLYSCQSLKAINLASNNLEGQIQPEILSLKSLSFLSLSGFTNINGAMKILMHCKGLQTLILSYSFNGEEIPADKGMLGFGGFQNLRMLLFYYCEFTGQMPLWFSKLKNLEILIVVGSRITGPIPRSLGILPKLLFLSLEDNQISGEFPKELCGLPRLVHEPTTTQVDDYVDLPLFTTSNLVYPRRFSNWPPTISLSLNHIHGRIPTEIGQIHLVHNLDLSGNNFSGNIPEQISNLKNLENLSLSMNQLSGNIPLSLASLNFLKYLNVSYNNLEGPIPTSTQLQSFNASAFEGNSKLCGAPLPNECLPVKGIDADSKNNQGVDNGHQFPWLYIFTALGFIVGFWGVFGSLIVKKTWRYAYFQFLDNVQDRLYVMITLNMNMMKRRLRGD